The Lolium rigidum isolate FL_2022 chromosome 1, APGP_CSIRO_Lrig_0.1, whole genome shotgun sequence region AGTCCATGGGCAACATCGTCAAGTCCCTCGACTCCTCCCTCGCCACCGGCAACCTCCAGAAGATGTCCGAGACCATGGACAGCTTCGAGCGCCAGTTCGTCAACATGGAGGTCCAGGCAGAGTTCATGGAGGGCGCCATGGCCGGCTCCACCTCGCTATCCACGCCCGAGACCGAGGTCAACAGCCTCATGCAGCAGGTTGCCGATGACTATGGCCTCGAGGTCTCCGTCGGCCTCCCGCAGGCCGCAGCGCACGCCATACCTGCCGCAAAGGATAAGGAGAAGGTCGACGAGGACGACCTCACGCGCCGCCTCGCCGAGCTCAAGGCACGCGGCTAATAAGAGAGTCTCACTACTACTTCATTCGATCAGGTGATGATTTGGAaaaaccatatagacctagcgagCTTGCCCAATAAACGGATGATAACATATTTCTTTCTCTGTTCTCATAATGTTCTACTGCATGATAACTATGTCGTGTAACTGTAATGCCATAACAAGCCTTTTGACTTAGCATCTTATTAGCTGACAACTTCAGCAAACAACATGGTGCTTCCATCTTAGTTTTACACCGCTAACAACAGTAAGAACAGAGGTTAGCTAGCATTGCATACTATCTGTAACACGAAGCTTCTAAGCCTTCCGAGTTAGCATGATTGGTATGATAAGTACATATAGTCAATCATAACAAAAAAGATCTTTATGGTTGCTTAGGAAAAATAAATTAGCTAGTTCAGATGTAAAACCGTCACCGTTAGACAGGCTTATAAAGCTGATACACCCCATATGATCCTACTGCTTTTGACAGGATTAAAGGAGAAACTTAAAAAGGA contains the following coding sequences:
- the LOC124684389 gene encoding ESCRT-related protein CHMP1; amino-acid sequence: MGNPEKLMAQIFDLKFTSKSLQRQARKCEKEEKEQKLKVKKAIEKGNVDGARIYAENAIRKRTEHMNYLRLASRLDAVVARLDTQAKMQAIGKSMGNIVKSLDSSLATGNLQKMSETMDSFERQFVNMEVQAEFMEGAMAGSTSLSTPETEVNSLMQQVADDYGLEVSVGLPQAAAHAIPAAKDKEKVDEDDLTRRLAELKARG